The DNA segment ACAAAATCCAGTTAAATTGGAAAGCTGCTCCTGGAGCTAAAAATTATTTTTTATTTCGATTTGATGAGAATGCAGAACCTTCAGGCCAATTTGAAGTATCGGGTACTTCTTATACAGATTCAGATACAACCATTCAAAATGGAAAATCATTTCTATATACAGTTATTTCTGCAAATGACTTAGGTTATGCGGAACCTAGTGAAGTTGCTTTTGGAAAAACAGACCCTGGATTAACAAAACGTGCAGGTGGTGTAACACTTCCCGCTCCAAAACAATTGATCACAAACCCAGTTGGAAAAGATAAAATGGTTAGTTTGAAGTGGGACTCGGTAAAGGATAGTTTTGAATATTATATCTATCGAAAACCCATCCAAAATGGTAAACCCGGCAATTTGGAATTTGTATCAAGTGTGGAATCTAAAAAGACAAGTTTTTCAGAAGTGTTTCCTGGAAAATCGGGAGATCTCTTCTTATACACAGTGCGATCCAAATCAGAATTTGGTGCTGAATCCAATGATTCTAATTTTGTTTCGGTTTTTTGGAATGAACCAAAATCCGTTGTAAAAAAGAGAGCAATGTCTCTTGAGGAATTGCCAAATCAATTTACTGGAAAATGGACTTCTATGTATTGGAATCCAAAATTAGGCCCACAGAACTTACAGATGGAAATCACTGGTAACGGACAAGATTTTATCGCAAAACTAAAGTTAAATGATAAAGAAATCAAACAATTTTCTGGATTTTGGACACCTGGAAGTAAAATGATCAAAACAAAAGGATTTAGTTTAGAACTTTCCAATCTATTGGAAGGTAATTCGTTAGTTCAGTTCCAATCCATTAAAGAAATTGAAAATGGAATGGAACTGAGTTTCGAAAAAGAAAATTAATCGAGTCAATTCTCTTCTATAAAGGGAATTGTAAATTTTGTTTTTAAATGCTTTGCAAATACAGCCAAAGTGCTTTTAACTCTGTATCTGTTAATTTTGCTAAACTTTGCCAAGGCATTGGAAACTTGATCTCTGATCCATCTGGACGTTTTCCTGTTCGGATGGATTCAATAAAACTAACTTCTGTATAGTGAGAAAGTCCTGCTTTCGTAATGTTTTGTGCTTGTGGCCATTCAGGAGGAGCTCCTTGGATAGGACCACCAACTAACTTCATTCCATGGCATCCAGTGCAAGTAGCAGCAACATACTTACCATATTCTAGCGATACAGTAGGTTTTAAGTTTTGGAGATGATTTGTTTCATGATTGATTTGTTCAGCTGAGACTAATGCAGGAATTTCTCCGATAACAAATAAAAATCTGCCAAGTGGTCCTGGTTTGATTTCTCCTTGTTCTTTGTCCACTGGAGTGGCAAATCGAAGATAAGAAATTAATTTCCCTACATCATCATTCGTCATACCTTGAAAATCAGTGGAAGGCATGAATATGAGTGCACGTCCATTTTTTCCAACTCCATGACGAATTGCGACAGCCAATTCTTCATCAGTTCGATCGTTTAAAATTCCTCCTTTACCAGCCGTTAGGTTTGCACCTGAGATTGTTCCAATTGCGGGGTCATCGATAAATGTTTTTCCACTTCCATCGACGTCATGGCAATCACCACAACCTCGAGATTGGTAGAGGCGTTTGCCTTCTAGAATGTCTTGGTTGGATACAAATTTTGGTACCGGGGTTGGTTTTACGGAGTATGTTTTGCCCATTCGGTTGTTGCTGATGAGATAAACAGCAGTAACAAAAACGGAAAGGAGTAAGATCACCGTTACGAAAAAGATAAAGAGTATTCGAGAAATTTTTTTCATAAGTGGAGGAATTGGATCGTAGTGGGGGAATCGGTCAAGTTGGATTTTGGGGGGAAGTTGCGAATCTGGTCTCCCCGCCCTGATCAATGGGTGGGGTTATCCACCCGCCACCCATTGACGCCAACCTACCATAATTACCTTTTTTGTGCGAGTTTTCCTCACATCTCCAAAAAAAATAACTAACAAATGTTCATGTTTGTAGTTCGTTGTGTTCGCTTTTTAGGTGGGGGTATTGTCAGCGACAATGAGGTGGTTGTATTTGTCTGGTTGGTCTGTCTTTAAGTAATATTCTAAGATGGTTTCAACATCGGCTTCTGATTTCATTTGAAACCACTTGCCTTCTGGGTAGGATACTTGGATCGGACCAAGTTCACAACGATCGAGACATCCCGATTTTTGAACCCGGAACTTATATTCTATCCCTGCTTTCGCCGCTTTTTGTTTTAATAATTTCAGAAGTTCAATGGATCCTTGGTTTCCACAAGACACCCGTTCGCCGGGTGCCCTTTGGTTTTCACAAACAAAAATGTGTTTTTCGTAATACATAGATTTTTTTATTACTTAGGATACGGCGTAGTTTTCCATTGGGATACAAGAACAAACCAAGTTCCGATCACCGTACACATTGTCCACACGTCCTACACTTGGCCAAAATTTCCGTGAACGAAGCCATGGGAGCGGATAAGCAGCACGTTCTCTTGGATACGTATGATTCCAAGCATCACTGATGACCATGTCTGCTGTGTGAGGAGAATTCTTTAGTGGGTTATCTTCTTTGGAAAGAACACCTGACTCAATGTCTTTGATTTCCTGAGCAATCGATAACATGGAATCAATAAAACGGTCTAATTCTTCTTTAGATTCTGACTCAGTTGGTTCTACCATGAGAGTTCCTGGAACAGGGAATGACATGGTAGGAGAGTGAAATCCGTAGTCTATCAAACGTTTTGCGATATCTTCAACTTCGATTCCACTTGTTTTTTTGAAGCCGCGCATATCCAAAATACACTCATGAGCCACAAGACCTTTGTTACCACGGTATAATACTGGGAAGGCAGATTCTAATTTTTTGGCGATGTAGTTGGCATTGAGGATTGCAATTTTTGTAGCATATCGTAGGCCTTCAAAACCCAACATCGCAATGTACGCCCATGAGATCACGATGATAGATGCTGATCCCCATGGAGCTGCAGATACCGCCCACTGGCTGTTATTCGATCCATTTTCGACAAGACTATGTCCTGGTAAAAAAGGAGCTAAGTGTTCAGCAACACCAATCGGACCAACTCCTGGACCACCACCACCATGTGGGATACAGAATGTTTTGTGTAAGTTCAAATGGCAAACATCGGCACCGATATCGCCAGGTCTTGTTAATCCCACCTGTGCGTTCATATTGGCACCATCCATGTAGACTTGACCACCGTTGTCGTGGATGGTTTGGCAAATTTCTTTGATGGAAGCTTCGAAGACACCATGTGTGGAAGGATAGGTTACCATTAGGGCACCTAACTTATCTTTGTATTCAATTGCTTTTTTCTTTAAGTCTTCTACATCAATGTTTCCATTGAGATCACAATTCACTGGGACTACTTTAAATCCTGCCATCACTGCAGATGCAGGGTTTGTACCATGAGCAGAGATTGGGATAAGGCAGATGTCTCTGTGCATATCATTACGGCTTTGGTGGAAGTTACGAATGGCAAGTAAACCAGCGTATTCTCCTTGAGAACCAGCGTTTGGTTGGAGTGATACTTCCGCAAATCCAGTGATTTCACATAACCATTTTTCCAATTGGCTAAAAAGAGTTCGGTATCCTTCTGTTTGGTTTTCGGGAACGAAAGGATGGATGTTCGATAGTTCTGGCCAAGTGACTGGATACATTTCTGTGGAAGCATTGAGTTTCATCGTACAAGAACCTAATGCAATCATCGATGTGGTTAAGGATAAATCCTTTGCTTCGAGTCTACGAATGTAACGTAACATCTCGGTTTCTGTGTGGAAACTATTAAAAACTGGATGAGTTAAGTAAGATGATTTTCTTTCCAGAAGTTCTGGAATTTTCCATTCTTCTTTTGTAGTTAGGTCTTCTAATGGAAAATGAAGGACTTTATTTTCATTGAACACTTCGAGAAGATCTTTGATGTCTTTTGTATTTGTTGTTTCATCTAATGAAATGCTAATGACGTGACCAGAAACTTGTCGAATGTTGATTTCTCTTTCTTCTGCATAGTGGATAATTTCTGCTGATGAGATTTTAGAAAGTTCGACTCGAATGGTATCAAAGTAAGGTTGTGAGATGATTTTGTATCCTAACTTTTCGAGTCCAGTTGCAAGAATGGTTGTCATTCTATGAACACGAGAGGCAATTTGTTTGAGTCCTTTTGGACCATGATACACTGCATACATGGATGAGAGGACTGCGAGTAAAACTTGCGCTGTACAAATGTTAGATGTTGCTTTGTCTCGGCGAATGTGTTGTTCACGTGTTTGTAAACTCAGACGATATCCAGGTTTTCCTTGTGAATCTTTGGAAACACCAATGAGGCGGCCTGGCATATTTCGTTTGTATTCTTCTTTAGTCGCAAAGTAACCAGCATGGGGTCCACCAAAACCAAGTGGCAATCCAAATCGTTGTGTAGTTCCCACAACAACATCTGCATTCATTTCGCCAGGTGATTTTAAAATGGTGAGTGCAAGTAGATCTGCAGCCACAATCGTTTTGGCACCTACTTTATGCAGGCTTTCAATGAATTCACTAAAATCATAAATGGTTCCATCAGTAGATGGGTATTGGACAATCGCTCCAAAAAAATCATTGGAAGGAACCATTTTCTTAAACGATCCCACAACAATGTTGATTCCAAGTGGAATCGCACGAGTGCGTATCACATCTAAGGTTTGTGGGTGAACCGATTGTGAAACAAAGAAAGATTTTCCTTGGTTGTCATCTTTTAACGAAAACAACATATTCATTGCCTCTGCGGCAGCTGTTCCTTCATCAAGGAGTGATGCATTGGCAATTTCCATCCCTGTGAGATCTGTGATCATGGTTTGGAAGTTGATGAGTGCTTCCATCCTTCCTTGTGCAATCTCGGCTTGGTAAGGAGTGTAAGCAGTGTACCAACCTGGATTTTCTAATATGTTCCTTTGGATCACAGGTGGAGTGATACAAGAATAGTATCCAAGTCCCAAATAGGATCTGTAGATTTTGTTTTTGGAAACAATCTTCTTTAAATCTTTTTGAAGGGCATATTCGCCAATTGGTTTTGGTAAATCGAGTTCCTTGCGTAACCGAATGTTTTCGGGAACAGCATCATTAATCAGATCATCCAATTCTTTATAACCAATGGTAGAAAGCATTTCAGAAACAGTTTCTTCAGTCACACCAACATGACGGCGTAAGAATGTGTCACTTGGTTCTAATGTTTCTTCGTAAGGGGAATGGATGGGTGATGAAGGTTTTACGGAACTCACTTGAAAATAACTCCTATTAATCCAATTTGGAAACGTATTCTTTGTATTGAGCGGCGGAGAGTAGGCCTCCTAACTCAGATGTTTGGATGTTCTTTAATTTTACCATCCAAGTATCGAAAGGTTCGGCATTCACAGATTGTGGATTGGAACCAAGAGACGTATTGGTTTCCACTACCTCACCAGAGATAGGGGAATATAAATCTTCTGCTGCTTTTACAGATTCAATCGTTCCTAAACTATCTTTTGCTTTGATTTGTTTTCCAGGTTTTGGAAGGTCGATGAAAACAATGTCACCTAATGCGTTTTGTGCGAAGTCGGTGATTCCTACAAGAGCCACATCTCCCTCTACTTTTACCCATTCATGTTTTTCTGTATAATAATAACCGTCTTTTGCTTGTGTGTCTGCCATGGTTTTTTTCCTTACATCTTTGGTTTAGCGATTGTTTCGGACACTGCCTTGGATGAAGGCACCAGTCTCTACTTTAGCCAATTTCTTCTGCCCACGAATCTCCACAAATACTTCCGTTTGGTTTTTTGTGAATTCGCTCTGAAGAT comes from the Leptospira ellinghausenii genome and includes:
- a CDS encoding c-type cytochrome, translating into MGKTYSVKPTPVPKFVSNQDILEGKRLYQSRGCGDCHDVDGSGKTFIDDPAIGTISGANLTAGKGGILNDRTDEELAVAIRHGVGKNGRALIFMPSTDFQGMTNDDVGKLISYLRFATPVDKEQGEIKPGPLGRFLFVIGEIPALVSAEQINHETNHLQNLKPTVSLEYGKYVAATCTGCHGMKLVGGPIQGAPPEWPQAQNITKAGLSHYTEVSFIESIRTGKRPDGSEIKFPMPWQSLAKLTDTELKALWLYLQSI
- a CDS encoding (2Fe-2S) ferredoxin domain-containing protein, giving the protein MYYEKHIFVCENQRAPGERVSCGNQGSIELLKLLKQKAAKAGIEYKFRVQKSGCLDRCELGPIQVSYPEGKWFQMKSEADVETILEYYLKTDQPDKYNHLIVADNTPT
- the gcvP gene encoding aminomethyl-transferring glycine dehydrogenase — protein: MSSVKPSSPIHSPYEETLEPSDTFLRRHVGVTEETVSEMLSTIGYKELDDLINDAVPENIRLRKELDLPKPIGEYALQKDLKKIVSKNKIYRSYLGLGYYSCITPPVIQRNILENPGWYTAYTPYQAEIAQGRMEALINFQTMITDLTGMEIANASLLDEGTAAAEAMNMLFSLKDDNQGKSFFVSQSVHPQTLDVIRTRAIPLGINIVVGSFKKMVPSNDFFGAIVQYPSTDGTIYDFSEFIESLHKVGAKTIVAADLLALTILKSPGEMNADVVVGTTQRFGLPLGFGGPHAGYFATKEEYKRNMPGRLIGVSKDSQGKPGYRLSLQTREQHIRRDKATSNICTAQVLLAVLSSMYAVYHGPKGLKQIASRVHRMTTILATGLEKLGYKIISQPYFDTIRVELSKISSAEIIHYAEEREINIRQVSGHVISISLDETTNTKDIKDLLEVFNENKVLHFPLEDLTTKEEWKIPELLERKSSYLTHPVFNSFHTETEMLRYIRRLEAKDLSLTTSMIALGSCTMKLNASTEMYPVTWPELSNIHPFVPENQTEGYRTLFSQLEKWLCEITGFAEVSLQPNAGSQGEYAGLLAIRNFHQSRNDMHRDICLIPISAHGTNPASAVMAGFKVVPVNCDLNGNIDVEDLKKKAIEYKDKLGALMVTYPSTHGVFEASIKEICQTIHDNGGQVYMDGANMNAQVGLTRPGDIGADVCHLNLHKTFCIPHGGGGPGVGPIGVAEHLAPFLPGHSLVENGSNNSQWAVSAAPWGSASIIVISWAYIAMLGFEGLRYATKIAILNANYIAKKLESAFPVLYRGNKGLVAHECILDMRGFKKTSGIEVEDIAKRLIDYGFHSPTMSFPVPGTLMVEPTESESKEELDRFIDSMLSIAQEIKDIESGVLSKEDNPLKNSPHTADMVISDAWNHTYPRERAAYPLPWLRSRKFWPSVGRVDNVYGDRNLVCSCIPMENYAVS
- the gcvH gene encoding glycine cleavage system protein GcvH produces the protein MADTQAKDGYYYTEKHEWVKVEGDVALVGITDFAQNALGDIVFIDLPKPGKQIKAKDSLGTIESVKAAEDLYSPISGEVVETNTSLGSNPQSVNAEPFDTWMVKLKNIQTSELGGLLSAAQYKEYVSKLD